Sequence from the Octopus bimaculoides mitochondrion, complete genome genome:
AAAAAATTAACAAAAAAAATTCAACAAATATATTGATATTTCAATAAACTTACTAAATTAATCCTTCCTACTAATAATAAACAACTTATTAAAATCAAAGACATTCTTACCTCATAAGAAATTCTTTGAGCAACCGCACGAACAGATCCTAATAAAGCATACTTAGAATTAGAAAATCACCCAGCCCCCATTACAGTATATACACCAATTCTAGAAATACACAAAAATATTATTATTCTCATTCCACCTATAGTTACAAAAAAATATCTATTATATAATATTCACAAAAATAAAGCAAAAAATAAACTCAAAAATGGACAAATTAAAAAAGGAAAATAATTAACTATAGTAGGTTTAATATATTCTTTACTAAATAATTTAATTGCATCTGATAAAGGTTGAGGTAATCCTATTAAACCCACTTTATTAGGCCCTTTACGTATCTGAAAATATCTTAACCCTTTTCGCTCCAACAATGTAAAAAAAGCAACCGCCAATAATGCA
This genomic interval carries:
- the ND1 gene encoding NADH dehydrogenase subunit 1; protein product: MFVDLVSYMVSCISALLAVAFFTLLERKGLSYFQMRKGPNKVGLMGLPQPLSDAIKLFSKEYIKPTMVNYFPFLICPFLSLFFALFLWMLYNSYFFVTMGGMSMMMFLCISSIGVYTVMGAGWFSNSKYALLGSVRAVAQSISYEVSMSLILMSCLLLVGSINLVSLLKYQYICWIFFVNFFMFMMWVVSMIAETHRAPFDFAEGESELVSGFNVEYGAVGFALMFMAEYGNILFMSFLCGVMFFGGGFLGISMGFSMSLVMSLLSFLFIWVRASYPRYRYDLLMYLIWKSYLPCVLMILMFVGFFSKMMFYF